The following proteins come from a genomic window of Spea bombifrons isolate aSpeBom1 chromosome 10, aSpeBom1.2.pri, whole genome shotgun sequence:
- the LOC128467599 gene encoding acrosin-like has product MKLFLIGFIIWIVFSASESSEYGVCGDRPLVKDFRGSRVVGGKDVEPGEWPWTVSIQRKSNGRYFHLCGGVVLNALWVLTAAHCFKDLGNDYFSWRVVFGMNQLTQMGKKAQIRTIKQKIRHENYDPKKERNDIALLKLNKQIKYNDYIQPACLPAKEAILSKMDDCFIAGWGVLKHRCKHSFNYSFFGDSGGPLMCKGHKAKFYMVVGITSWGHGCARKQKPGVYTSTQFYLEWIFQHLTQEKKPG; this is encoded by the exons ATGAAGCTATTTCTGATTGGATTTATTATTTGGATTGTTTTCAGTGCTTCTGAAAGCTCTGAATATGGAG tCTGTGGAGACAGACCCCTAGTGAAGGATTTCCGTGGCTCCCGCGTGGTTGGGGGAAAGGATGTGGAGCCCGGTGAATGGCCCTGGACAGTGAGCATCCAGAGGAAAAGCAACGGCAGATATTTCCATCTATGTGGCGGTGTCGTCCTGAATGCTTTGTGGGTTCTGACAGCTGCCCATTGCTTTAAGGATCTCGGCAA TGACTATTTCTCCTGGAGAGTTGTGTTTGGGATGAACCAACTAACACAGATGGGGAAAAAGGCTCAGATCCGGACTATAAAACAAAAGATTCGGCATGAGAACTACGATCCTAAAAAAGAACGCAATGACATCGCCCTGCTCAAGTTGAATAAGCAGATCAAATATAATGATTACATTCAGCCAGCGTGTCTCCCTGCCAAAGAAGCGATTCTGAGTAAAATGGATGACTGCTTCATCGCAGGCTGGGGTGTCCTCAAACACAGATGTAAGCACAGCTTTAACTACAGTTTTTtt GGTGACAGTGGAGGGCCTCTGATGTGCAAAGGACACAAAGCCAAGTTTTACATGGTGGTCGGCATCACCAGCTGGGGTCACGGCTGTGCCCGGAAGCAAAAACCTGGAGTTTACACCTCGACCCAGTTCTACCTCGAGTGGATCTTTCAACATCTCACCCAGGAGAAGAAACCTGGTTAA